A stretch of Lactuca sativa cultivar Salinas chromosome 6, Lsat_Salinas_v11, whole genome shotgun sequence DNA encodes these proteins:
- the LOC111880926 gene encoding homeobox-leucine zipper protein HAT4, with the protein MMVEKEDLGLSLSLNFPATMEGNPSSLQLNLMPSFVSSSSSFNHLHRTPNWSDSCPSSSDRNIADAFKVETRSFLKGIDVNRIPPTAAEVEEEAGVSSPNSTISSISGKRSERDLPVNEQDGERASSRGMSDDEDGDNSRKKLRLSKDQSAILEESFKEHNTLNPKQKLALAKRLGLRPRQVEVWFQNRRARTKLKQTEVDCEFLKRCCENLTEENRRLQKELQELRALKLSPQFYMQMAPPTTLTMCPSCERVAAPPSSAVEKPADHQHNRNHLTGLNQNHHRSLPFNPWSTPATQVVHRQMSALHPRS; encoded by the exons ATGATGGTTGAGAAGGAAGATTTGGGTTTGAGTCTCAGCTTGAACTTCCCGGCAACCATGGAGGGGAATCCGTCGTCACTTCAGTTGAATCTGATGCCTTCGTTTGTTTCTTCGTCTTCGTCGTTCAATCATCTTCACAGAACGCCTAATTGGTCCGATTCGTGTCCGTCTTCATCAG ATCGGAACATCGCTGATGCATTTAAAGTGGAGACGAGGTCGTTCCTGAAGGGGATCGATGTGAACAGGATACCGCCGACGGCGGCTGAGGTGGAGGAGGAGGCCGGTGTCTCCTCCCCAAATAGCACCATCTCGAGCATCAGCGGGAAGAGAAGCGAGAGAGATCTTCCTGTCAATGAACAGGACGGCGAGAGAGCTTCTTCTCGAGGCATGAGCGACGATGAAGACGGCGATAACTCCCGGAAGAAGCTCCGGCTATCAAAAGACCAATCGGCGATACTCGAAGAGAGCTTCAAGGAACACAACACTCTCAACCCT AAGCAAAAGCTTGCTCTGGCGAAAAGACTCGGGTTGAGACCTCGTCAGGTGGAAGTTTGGTTTCAGAACCGAAGGGCAAG GACTAAATTGAAGCAAACGGAGGTCGATTGTGAGTTTTTGAAAAGATGTTGTGAAAATTTAACAGAAGAAAACAGAAGATTACAAAAGGAATTACAAGAATTACGAGCGTTAAAACTTTCCCCACAATTCTACATGCAAATGGCGCCTCCGACCACCCTAACCATGTGTCCGTCGTGTGAGCGGGTGGCGGCACCACCATCTTCCGCCGTGGAAAAACCGGCTGACCACCAACACAACCGAAACCATCTCACTGGTTTGAACCAAAACCACCACCGGTCATTACCGTTCAACCCCTGGTCAACGCCGGCCACCCAGGTCGTTCATCGTCAAATGAGTGCCCTTCATCCTCGATCATGA